CGACATGAATCTGGTCGAAGCCACCGGGTTGAAGCCGGACGAATTCGCGAAGGTGCAGAAGGCGATCGTCACGCTGCGCGGCAACCTGATCCGTTCGACCGAAGCGTAATCAGATGAACCATCGGCGGCCGGCGCGTGCCACGCGTCGGCCGCATCGTCATGCGTGCGCGTCGCCCAGCACCAGCAGGCGCATCTCGCGACGCACGACGAAACCGAGCGAGACGTAGCGCTCGATCGCCACCTGGTTCGTCGTGAGGACGTGCAGGAAAGGCGTTTCCGAGCGTGCGCCGATCGACGCAATCAACGACCGGATCAGGCGCGCCGCGAGACCTTGCCGCCGGAATGCGGCCTCCACGCACACGGCGCTGATCTCCGTATACCCGTCGAGCTGCATCCGCTCGCCGGCCATCGCGGCCAGCCGGCCTTCGCTGCGTACGCCGATGTAGCGGCCGAGCTCGAACGTGCGCGCGCCGAACGGGCCCGGCTGCGCCGAGGTGGTCAACGCGAGCATGTCGGGCACATCAGCTTCGCCGAGCGTGACATGCGCCGACTCATACGCCGGATCAGGCGTTCCTTGCCAGACCATTTGCAGCAATGTCGCGCGCCGGATGACCGGCAATCCCGCAGGCGGCTCGATCTCGTTCGGCGTGACGAGGGCCGTTGGCCCGTGCGCGGCGACCAGTTCGCGCAGCGCGTCGAACGAAGCCGCGCTCGT
The DNA window shown above is from Burkholderia cepacia and carries:
- a CDS encoding GNAT family N-acetyltransferase, which produces MRDATTGTTTGDTHVLDRVVWNALTGKQRRFAIGNDRAWRFPAAIAPFAAIADTSAASFDALRELVAAHGPTALVTPNEIEPPAGLPVIRRATLLQMVWQGTPDPAYESAHVTLGEADVPDMLALTTSAQPGPFGARTFELGRYIGVRSEGRLAAMAGERMQLDGYTEISAVCVEAAFRRQGLAARLIRSLIASIGARSETPFLHVLTTNQVAIERYVSLGFVVRREMRLLVLGDAHA